One Mycolicibacterium doricum genomic window, ACCGCCGCGACCGCCGAGACGTAGAGGATCCCGTTGTAGGGCGCCATCAGGCGACCACGCATGCCTTCGCATTCCACCAGATAGGGCACCCCGCCGATCCAGCGTTTCGGCCAGTAGATGAAATGCGCGGCGACCGCCGACAGGAACAGCCCGTTGATCAGGCCGAAGTGCTTGTCCGAGCGATGGTCCCGCCGGCCGGCTGCGGTGTAGGACCACACGGTCCCGGTCGCCCACACGGCAGCGGCAGGTGACAGACCGGCCACCGACGAGAGCGGCATCGCGACGCCCGCGACGAGTTCGTAGAAGACGTGCGCGCCCATCGAAGCCGCCCCTACGCGGGTCCACGGCCTGCGGCGGTGTTGCCGTGAACGTGCGTTCATCACACCCATTGTGGCGGCAGCGGCTCGGGCCGCGCAAGCGGCGCGCGCCTCGGCTGTGACGTCGAGGACACTCCCCCTCGCGTCGCTTTAACCAGTTGGTCGATAAGCTGCCGGTGATGACCGCCCTTCGAGAGACCTCCCGGCCGCACGACGCGAGCTGGATCGCGCGTTTGCTCGAGTTCCAACGCGACGGTGACATTTTTATCGCACCCCAGGTCACCAGTGGTCCGGAGCACCGTCTGTTCGGCGGTCTGGTCGCCGCGCAGGCGCTGGGCGCCGCGGGCGCGACGGTGGATCCCGATAAGCGGGCGCAGTCGCTGCACGCCTACTTCGTCCGCGGCGGCAAGTATGGGATCGACGTCGAACTGCAGGTCGAGCGCACCCGCGACGGCCGCTCGTTCGACACCCGCCGCGTCACGGCGATCCAGGACGACAAGGTCATCCTCGAGATGATCGCGTCGTTCCACCGTCCCGAGGAAAGCGCCGACTGGCATCCTCAGCGACCTGCGACCCTGGCGTTGGACGACGCGGTGCCCAAGTCGCTCAAGCTCGAATCGGTGGACCGCTTCGAGCTCCGCACCGATCCGCGCGACACCTCCCCCTTCGCCATCCCACCGTTCTGGATCCGTAGCCGCGAGGTCGTCGAAGACGATCCGTTGATTCGCGCATGCATGCTGACCTACCTGTCCGACCTCGGGCCGGTGCTCGCCGCCCGCCCGGCCGGCGCACCCGACGCACCCGGTGCCGGAATGGCTGCTTCGCTGGACCATTCACTGTGGTTACATCGGCCATTCGATCCGCACCGCTGGCACCGCTACGAGGTGACCGGCGTGAACAACAGCGACGCCCGCGGCCTCGCCATCGGTTCGCTGTACGACGAAGACGGCCGGCTGATCGCCAGCACCACGCAGGAATCGCTCTGGCGCTGCTGACCGAGCACTTCGGTCTGCCGTGACGATTGGAACACCCAAGTAGCGGGTACGCCGTCGGTGTGAGTTACGCGCCGATCCTGGTCGAACCGATGCTGCCCGACGCCCGCGGCCCCCTTTCGCTGGCCGTGGTGAACGCCCTGACCGAGCGCGCCCCCCGCAACCACCTGTCCCGCATCGAAGCGTCGCTCGGCGATTCCGACCCGTACGGGCTTGATCTGCAGCTTGCGCTCTACGTCTGTTACGAACTGCACTACCGCGGGTTCGCAGGGGTCGACCCGCACTGGGAGTGGAACCCGGGCCTGCTACACCTGCGCGGCCAGATGGAGCAGACGTTCCTCGCCGCCGTGCGCCGCGACGTCGGGGAGATCGGCCCCGAGGAGACCGCTGCGGAGGAGATGGCCACCCTCGCCGTCGAACCGGTGGACGGTGAGGGACCGTCGTACTACCTGCGCGACAAGGGCACCTGGGGCGAGATGCGTGAGTACTTCGTGCACCGCTCGCTCTACCACCTCAAGGAAGGGGATCCGCACGCCTTCGCCATCCCCCGCCTGACCGGTCAGGCCAAGGCGTCGTTCGTCGCGGTGGAATTCGACGAGTTCGGGGGCGGGCGGGGACCGCAATTGCATCAGCAGTTGTTCTCCGACCTGATGGTGGCCGCCGACCTCGACGCGAGCTACCTCGGCTACATCAACGACGTGCCCGCCGAAGCGCTGGCCGCGGTGAACCTGATGTCGATGTTCGGACTGCATCGCGCTCTGCGAGGAGCGGTGGTCGGGCATTTCGCCTCCACGGAGATCACCTCGTCACCGGGATCTCGCCGGCTGGTCGAGGCGCTGGAGCGAATGAACGCACCGGATACCTGTGCGGCCTTCTACCGCGAGCACGTCGAGGCAGATGCGGTGCACGAGCAGGTCGTGCGAACCGATGTGGTCGGCGACCTGGTGGCCCGTGAACCGCAATTGGACGCTGACGTGGTGTTCGGGATCCGGGCGCACGCACTGCTCGAGGGTCACCTGGCCGACCACCTCATGGCGTGCTGGACTGCGGGCCGGACCTCGCTACGCCGACCGCTGTCCTGAGGCATCGCAAGGAGCCGACGAGTCGGCGTCCGAGTCGTCGGCGCCACGGCGGCGCCGACGATGGCTGGTGTCGCAGAGCGGGTAGGTCCTGCTGCGCTTGCACACGCAAACCGCGACCATGAACCGGTCGGACTCCACGACGTTGCCGTCGGGCATCTCGATACGGACCGGGCCCTCGATCATGATGGGGCCCCCCTGCACCAACCGGACGGTGCGTGGTTCGGTCATGGCTTGTCCGCGCGGATGACCAGCAGCTCTTCCTCGCGCCGGCCCCGGTCCAGCCGCCCTGTGTCCTCGAGCCAGTCGGCGCGCGAGGTCAACACCGGGCCAAACGGAATCCATTGCCAAGCCACGACTTCCGCGTCCAGCCCGACGCTCGACAGCGCCGCCAGGGTGGCGCGCGGATCGGCGAACTCCGACTGCACGAGCAGCAAGCTCCCGCCGGGAGCGAGGAGGTCGGGCACCGCCTTGCACAGTGGGTCGAGGATCATGCGCCCGTCGTAGCCGGCGTCCCACGCGCGGGCCGGACCGACGCTGGACGGCACCGGCTCCCGGTCTGCTTCTGGGCCATGCGGCACGTACGGCGGGTTGCAGGTCACGAGGTCGAACGGGGTGAACTCCATTGCCCGCGACCAGGATCCCAGATGGACGTCGATGTCGACGCCGGCGGCAAGCGCATTGCCGCGCGCGCAGCGCACCGCGCGGGGGCAGACGTCGAATGCGGTGACCGACGAGGCGCCCTGCAGCGCGGCGTTGACCGCCACCACTCCGCTGCCCGTGCACAAGTCGACGGCACGGCGACCGACCGCGAGACCGGTCTTCTCCATGATGTCGATCAGCAGTTGCGAATCTTGCTGGGGGGCGTACACGCCGTCCGCGGCGACCACGGTGTCGCGCTCGTCGGTGTATGCAGTCGTCACATCAGCCTCTCGACGCAAATCGGTCATAACTGCGGTGATTAATGCCCTGAATCGCGGTTGTTAAACCGCGCGCACCCCGTTTGCCCTGGCGCCGGGGCGGGCACCCGGTCGGGCGTGAACGTCTCAGATCTCCTCGCGCTACCGGTCGAGGTCGGCGCCGCGGCGCGCCGACGCAGGCTGTTCCATCCGGCCGGGGTGTTCGCCCGCGGCCACATCGAGCGGGTCGCCTCGCCCGGTCAGGGTCTCCCCATCGAATCGGGCCGTGTGGTCGGCAGGGTATCCAAGGCGGTAGGGCTACCGGGTTCGGTCCCAGATATCGCCGGCCTGGCGTGGCGAATGACCAAGGACTCACACCCGTGGGACGTCCTGCTGGCCACCACCGTGCTCAACCGGTTCCTGTTGCTGCCCACCGCATCCTGGGATGACACCAGCTACTCGAGCCTGATGCCGTTGCGGTATGAGGGCGGCGTGTGGTGGGTCCGCGCGCACCTGGCCACCAAACTCGACCGCCCGGGACTGTCCCTCGACACCGTCACCGACCAGCTGGCGCGCGGTGACCTGCAATTCAGCATCGATCAAGCCGCTGGCACAGGCCAATTCGCCCCCATCGCCCGATTGACCCTGTCGGAGGTGATTCCACCCGACAAGGACATGTCGTTCGATCCGACGCTCAACACCGCGCCCGGGGTTTCGCTGGCACCGGGATGGCTGACCGACTTCCGGCGCGCGGCCTACCGCCGCAGCCGGGAAGGCCGCGGCGCGCAGTGATACTTAGCTTAGTCCGGTGACTCCTCGGTGTCATCGGCGGTGGTGACCTCCGGCGCCACCTCACGCGAGGCCATCGGGCCCTCGCCGCCCTGATCCGACGGGCCAGGCCGGCCGCCCTTGGGTTCGGAAGCGTGTTGCTCGTCGTAGATGCCTTCGCCACGGGGCACGGGTGCTCTCCTCTCGTCACGGCGGGACTACCCCTCGACCGCTTGGCTCAACCAATAGCCATGCAGTCGTTGACGAGTGCCGAGCCCTGTGACGCAGCCGACCTTGACCCGGAGGTTCGGCACATCCCAGAATTCGAGCGTGTCAATGAAGAGTGAGCGCGAGCTGATCGACGAAGTCAAGAACAGGCTCGTCGCGAAGTTCTCCGACGTACCGGAGGGCCGCATCATGATCGCCGTCGAAGAGGCCTACGCAAACTTCACCGACAGCCTCATCCGCGATTTCGTCCCGCTCCTCGTCGAACGCCGGGTCGGCGACGAGTTGAGGCTCGACCGCTCGTCCGACCTCGCCTACAGCTGACCCGTCAGGCCGCCGCGGAGCGCAGCTTTTCCAGTAGCGGACCGGCCGCCTCCTGCAGGAAACGATCCTGGCCTTCGTCGCCCACCTGCACCAACGCGATGTCGGTGAACCCCGCCTTCCAGTACGAGCTGACGGACTTGACGATCGCGTCGAGGTCCGGGCCGCACGGAATCGACTCCGCGGTGTCCTCCGGGCGCACGAACTGGGTCGCGCCCGCGAACCCGGCTGTGGTCGGGAGGTCGGCGTTGACGGCCCATCCGCCGGCGAACCACCGGAACTGCTCGTGGGCCCGCGCGACGGCCGCGTCCCGGTGGGGATCCCAGCAGATCGGGATCTGGCCGATCACCCGCACGTCCCCGGGCAGACCGGTCGCACGCCGCGCGTCGTGCCATGCGTCGACGAGCTCCCTGTTGGGTTGGACGGCGATGAGGTGGTCGGCGAGTTGGGCGAACGCCTCGACCGACCGCTCGCCGGATACGGCTGCGGCGATCGCGACCGGCGTCTCGGGTAGATCCCACAGCCGGGCGGAGTCGATCTGGAAGTACTCGCCGCGCCAGTCGACCACCTCACCGGTGAACAGTTCGCGGATGATCTGGATCGCCTCGCGCAGCATGTCCTGCCGCCGGGCGATCGTCGGCCACCCCTTGCCGACGACGTGTTCGTTGAGGTTCTCACCGGTGCCCAGGCCGAGGGTGAAGCGGCCGTCGGCGAGGATCTGCAGTGTCGCCGCCTGCTGTGCGACGATCGCAGGGTGGTAGCGCATCGTCGGGCAGGTGACGTACGTGAACAGTTCGACGCGTTCGGTGGCGTGCGCGACGGCGCCCAGGGTGGTCCAGGCGTTCGGCGCATGACCCTGCGCCGCGAGCCACGGTGAGTAGTGGTCGCTGGACACTTCGAAGTCGAATCCGGCGCTCTCCGCGGCGGCAGCGTAACGGACGAGATCCTTGGGCCCGCTCTGCTCGGTCATCAGGGTGTAGCCGAAGCGCGTCATGGCGTCCCGGGTAACCCGTGCCGTACAGGTGCAAACGACGGTGACGGAAAACCCAGGGCTGCTGCGCTTTACACGCGGACTACAAGCGCGCCTTGACGGCAGTGGACAGTCGCGAACCGTCGGCCTTACCCCCGGCGATCGCGGCTGCTGCCTTCATGACCTGGCCCATCTGCTTCATCGTCGGGCGCTCACCGAGTTGTTCGGCGACCTGAGCCATCGCGGTGTCGACGACGGCGGCGAGTTCGGCTTCCGTGAGTGGGGTCGGCAGATACTCCTCGATGATGCGGGCTTCGGCGTGCTCGTTGGCGGCCAGCTCACCACGACCGTTCTGGGTGTAGACCTCGGCGGCCTCACCGCGCTTGCGTGACTCCCTCGTGAGAACCTTCACCACGTCGTCGTCGGTAAGCTCCCGCGCCTCCTTACCGGAGACCTCCTCGGTCTGGATTGCTGCCAGCAGCATCCGCAGCGTGGCCGTGCGCAGCTTGTCCTGTGATCTCATCGCGGTGGTGAGATCTGCGCGCAACCGCGCTTTGAGTTCCGCCATGCCAACGAAACTACGCCGGTGCCACCGGCGGCCAGGCCCGTCACGACCGCAAACACGCGTGCCACATTGTCAATCGGCTTGGTGATCGACAGGATGGTGCCCATGAGCAATGACGCCGGTGGGCCCGGCCAGGTCGACCCGCCGCCGCCAAGACCTGGTCCACCCGGTTACGCTTCGTCGCCGTTTGCACCGCAGGGCTATCCACCGCCCGCGCACCACCGGGGTTACCCGCCGCCCGGGTATCAGCAGGGTTACCCCCCGCCCGGGTATCAGCAGGGCTACCCCCTGCCGGGGTACGCACCGCCCGGGGTGCTCAAGCCCGGCGTCATCCCGTTACGCCCGCTCGGGTTGTCCGATATCTTCAACGGGGCGGTCAACTACATCCGGCGAAATCCGAAGGCCACCCTCGGCCTGACCGCCGTCGTGGTCGTCGCCGCCCAGCTCATATCACTCGTCCTGCAGATCCTGGTCCCGTTGATCGCCACCGGCGATATCGACCCCACCCTGAGCGGAGATGCGCCCACCGCCGCCGACCTCGTCGCGCAGTCCGGATCCTCGCTGGCGGGGTCGGTCACCACCGCCCTGGCATCGGTGGTCCTCAGCGGGATGCTGACCGTCATCGTGGGACGCGCGGTGTTCGGAGCCGACATCAGCATCGGTGAGGCGTGGCAGCGGGTGAAGGGAAGGTTGCTCGCGCTCCTCAGCTTCACCGTCCTGGAGGCCGTCGCCATCCTGCTGCTTATCGTGGTGGTCGTGGTGGTGGTCATCGGGGCCGAGTCCGTCGGCGGTGGCGTCGCCGCGTTCCTCGTCGGCGCTCCGCTGGTCATCGCCGCATTGCTGCTGATCGTGTACGTCGCCACCTCGCTGGTGTTCACACCCGCCCTGATCGTCCTGGAGCGTCTCGGCATCGTCGAAGCGGCGGGACGCTCCTTCGCGCTGGTGAAGAAGGACTTCTGGCGGGTGCTCGGCATCTGGATTTTGGCCGCGCTCGTGGCGTTCGTCATCGCAGGCGCCGTCGGGGTCCCGTTCACCTTCGGTGGGCAACTGATCGCGGGGTCCGGGTCCGACGGCGGAGTCCTGGCGGGCCTCGTTCTGACCGCGGTCGGCGCGGCGATCGGCCAGATTATCACCTCCCCGTTCAGCGCCGGAGTCGTCGTCCTGCTCTACACGGACCGCAGGATCCGGGCGGAGGCGTTCGATCTGGTCTTGCACACCGGTGCGGCGGAGGGGCCCGGCGTTCCGGCCGATTCCACCGACCACCTGTGGCTGATCCGCCGCCCCTGACGTGCCGACCGTAGACATCGATCGGGATGCCGCGCGCGAGGCCGCCCAGCAGGAGCTCGACAAGCCGATCTACCCGAGGACGTCGCTGACTGATCGGCTCTCCGAATTGGTCAACGACCTGATCTACCGCATCGCTGCGGGCGGGGCCGGTGTGCCCGGAGGCTGGCTGACGATCAGCGTGCTCGGCCTGCTCCTCACCGTCGCGGTGGTCGTCGCGGTCCGCGTGGCACGCAGCACCATGCGTACCGACCGGGGCAATCACTCGCTATACGGCGGGCACGAGTTGTGTGCCGCCGAACACCGGGTGACCGCCGAACAGCATGCCGCGGCCGGACAGTGGGCGCTGGCGATCCGCCACCGGTTGCGGGCGGTCGCCCGGCAACTCGAGGAGTCCGGCGTTCTCGCAGCGGTTCCCGGTCGCACCGCCACCGAGTTGGCGAACGACGCCGGCCTCGCGCTGCCGCACCTTTCAGGCGCGTTACGCGCTGCCGCAACGGCGTTCAACGACGTCACCTACGGTGACCGGCCAGGGTCCGAAGCCGCGTACCGCTCGGTGGCCGCCCTCGACGACCACATCCGCGAGGCGGCCACCACGGCCGGCCACACCTCCGCCGCGCCGCCGGCCGGAACCGACTGGGCAGAGGTCCGATGACCCCTCCTGCCACCGCGGTCGGCCCCACTGTAGGACAACGCTGGCGCACCGGACGCTGGGTGATACTCGCGCTCATCGCCATCGTCGCGGTGGCCACGGTCGGCACCTTGCTGACCGCCTCACGGCCGGGCGCGCCGATGGATCCGCAGTCGACCTCGCCCGGCGGGGCCCGCGCACTGGTCACGCTGCTGCGGGACCGAGGCGTCGAGGTGGTGGAAGCCCGCAGCGTCGCCGACGTCGAAGGAGCGGCACGCGACGACACGCTGATCGTCTTCGCCGAGACGTTCGCCCTGACCGACGACGAACAGTTGCGCCGACTGGCCGACCTGCCGGGTGACCGGCTGCTGATCGAACCGGCGTCGCGGGTGCGGGAAGCGCTCGCGCCGGACCTGCGCTCGGACGGGGTCAGTTCGTTCGCGCCCGGGCCGGATTGCGATCTGCGCGAGGCCAACCGGGCAGGCGACGCTCAGCTCGGGCTGGCCGAGAGCTACCGGGCGACCGAGCAGGGGCTGGCACTGACCCGGTGCTACGACGGCGCGCTGGTCCGTTACAGCGGCGCGGGGCGCACGATCACCGTGGTGGGCACCTCTGGTTTCATGACGAACGACGGACTGCTCGAACAGGGCAACGCTGCGCTGGCGATGAACCTTGTCGGCAGTGCGCCACGGGTCATCTGGTTCACCCCACGGGAGCGGGAGGGTGCCGCCGGAACCGCAACCCTGTCCGACCTCGTTCCCCACCAGGTCAGCTGGATCGTCCTGCAGCTGTCGCTGGCGGTGGTCCTCCTCGCGATCTGGCAGGGAAGACGATTGGGGCCGCTTGTCGCCGAACAGCTTCCGGTTGTCATCCGGGCGTCGGAGACGGTCGAGGGCCGCGGCCGGCTGTACCGCTCCCGGCGCGCCCGCGACCGCGCCGCCGATGCACTGCGCACCGGCACCCGCAACCGTCTGCTGCCCCGGCTCGGCCTGCCCGCCAACACGCAGCCACCGGCGGTCGTCCAGGCCGTCGCACAGCGGGCGGGCGGCGATCCCCAGGTCGTCGCCTACGTGCTGTACGGCCCCGCCCCGGCGACCGACGCCGATCTGCTGACCCTCGCCCACCAACTCGACGACATCGAAAGGCAGGTCACCCACTCGTGACACAGCCATCAGCGCACACCACCCAAACAGGCGACACGGCAGCCGATTCGGCGCGCCAGGCGCTGCTGGCGCTGCGGCAGGAGATCGGCAAGGCCGTCGTCGGCCAGGACGCCGTGGTCAGCGGGCTGGTCATCGCGCTGCTCTGCCGCGGCCACGTGCTGCTCGAAGGCGTTCCGGGCGTGGCGAAGACGCTGCTCGTCCGCACGTTGGCCGCGGCGCTGCAGCTGGAGTTCAAGCGCGTGCAGTTCACCCCGGACCTGATGCCGGGTGACGTGACCGGTTCGCTGGTCTACGACGCGCGCACCGCGGAATTCGAGTTCCGTGCCGGACCGGTCTTCACCAACCTGCTGCTGGCCGACGAGATCAACCGCACACCCCCGAAGACGCAGGCGGCGCTGCTCGAGGCGATGGAGGAGCGGCAGGTCAGCGTCGAGGGTGAAGCGCGCCCGCTCCCCAACCCGTTCATCGTTGCCGCCACCCAGAACCCGATCGAGTACGAGGGCACCTACCAGCTTCCCGAGGCCCAGCTGGACCGCTTCCTGCTCAAGCTCAACGTGCCGCTTCCGCCGCGCGATCAGGAGGTTGCGATCCTCGACCGCCATGCCCGCGGGTTCGATCCCCGGGACCTATCGGCCGTGCGCCCGGTCGCGGGCCCTGCCGAATTGGCGGCCGGTCGGGCGGCGGTTCGTCAGGTCCTGGTGGCCGACGAGGTGCTCGGGTACATCGTCGACATCGCCGGCGCCACCCGGCAGTCACCGTCGCTGCAGCTGGGTGTCTCGCCCCGCGGTGCCACCGCGCTGCTGGCCACGGCCAGGTCGTGGGCGTGGCTGTCCGGACGCACCTACGTCACCCCTGACGACGTCAAGGCGATGGCCCGGCCCACGCTGCGCCACCGCATCGCGTTGCGTCCGGAAGCCGAGCTTGAGGGGGCCAGCCCGGACCTGGTGCTCGACGGCATCCTCGCGGCCGTGCCGGTCCCGCGATAGTGGTCCTCACCGGACGTGCTGCACTGGCCGCGTTGCTGTGCGTGCTGCCCATCGCCGTGGCGCCCGCTCCCGGAGTCGCTTTCGTGGCGCTGTCCGGTGCGCTCCTCCTCGCGATCGTGGTGGACACCGCGCTGGCCGCGAGTCCCCGCCGGTTGGAGGTGACCCGGTCCGGGGACACCGCCGCCCGGCTGGGTCAGTCGGTCGACTCGGTGCTCGACGTGCACAACCCGGGCGGGCGGCGGTTGCGCGGCCATCTGCGCGACGCCTGGCCGCCGAGTGCGCACGCCTGGCCGCGCACCCATGACATCGACGTGCCTGCGGGCCGACGGGTGACCGTGCGTACCGCATTGCGTCCGGCCCGCCGTGGCGACCTGCAGTCGGCGCTGGTGACCGCCCGCTCGATCGGTCCGCTCGGCCTGGCCGGCAGGCAGGCGTCGCACCGGGTGACAGGTCGAATCCGGGTGTTGCCTCCGTTCCTGTCCCGCAAGCACTTACCCTCACGGCTCGCCCGGCTGCGGGAACTCGACGGGTCGACGCCCGCGTTGATCCGCGGGCAGGGCACCGAATTCGACTCGCTGCGCGAATACGTCGTCGGCGACGATGTCCGCTCGATCGACTGGCGGGCGACGGCCCGGCGCGCCGACGTCGTCGTGCGCACTTGGCGTCCGGAACGCGATCAGCGCATCGTCATCGTGCTCGACACGGGCCGGACCTCGGCCGGGCGCGTCGGCGTCGACCCGGCGGCCGGCCCGGGCGGCTGGCCCCGCCTGGACTGGTCGATGGACGCTGCGCTGCTACTGGCGGCGCTCGCCGCGCGCGCAGGCGACCGTGTCGACTTCCTCGCCCACGACCGCGTCACCCGTGCCGGGGTGTTCAACGCGTCGCGCACCGAGTTGCTGGCCCAGTTGGTCACCGTGATGGCGCCGCTGCAGCCGGCACTGGTCGAATCCGACCCGGTCGCGATGGCGTCGGCGATCCTGCGCCGCGTGCGCCGCCGCGCGCTGGTGGTGCTGCTCACCGATCTCAACGCATCGGCCCTCGAGGAGGGTCTGATGGAGGTGCTGCCCCAGCTCGCCGCGCGCCACCACGTCCTGATCGCGGCGGTCGCCGATCCCCGGGTTGACCTGCTCGCCGCGGGCCGCGACGACGCCGCCGCCGTATACGACGCGGCCGCCGCGGAACGGTCGCGCAACGACCGCAACCGCGTCGCCGGCATGCTGCGGCAGGCGGGCGTGGACGTCGTGGATGCCCCACCCGAGGAACTCGCACCCGCGCTCGCCGACCGGTATCTGCAGATGAAGGCCGCGGGCCACATGTGATCAGCCGGTGGGCACCACGTCGGGCGCGTCTTCGATGTCGCCGGATTCGCCGGCCCGAACCGCCTTGCGGCCGAAGTGTACGACGTAGGCCAGGAACGCGACCTCGGCCACGACACCGATCGCGATCCGGGCGAACGTTGGCAGCGGCGACGGGGTGACCAGCGCTTCGATCAGGCCGGACAGCAGCAGCACCACCACCAGGCCGGCGGCCACCGCGACCACGGCCCGGCCCTGTTCGGCGAGCACTTGGCCCCGCGGACGGTGTCCCGGGGCGATGACCATCCAGCCCAACCGCATCCCGGCCGCCGCAGCGAGGAACACCGCGGTCAGCTCGAGCAACCCGTGCGGGGTCAGCAGCCCCAGGAAGATGTCGCCCTTGCCGGCGTCGAACATCAATCCGCCGGTCAGCCCGAGGTTGGCCGCATTCTGAAACAGGACGTACGGGATCGGCAGTCCGAGGAGAATGGCGAAACCGATGCACTGCGCGGCAACCCACGCATTGTTGACCCACACCCGCAGTGCGAACGAGCCCGCGGGATTCTCGCTGTAGTACGAGGCGAAGTCGTTGTTGACCAGCTGGTCGATGTCGCTGGGGGTGCCGACGGCCGACTGCACCTCGGGGTTACCCGCGACCCACAACCCGATCAGCGCGGCGACGAGGAAGAAGGCGGCGGCCGATCCGAGCCACCAGCGCCAGGAGCGGTAGGCGACGACCGGGAACGAGACGGTCCAGAAGCGCAGGAACTCGCGCCACAGCGGGGCGTGGGCACCGGTGACCGCCGCGCGGGCGCGCGCCACCAGCCCCGAGAGCCGGCCCACCAGAACCGAATCCGTCGACGCCGAGCGCACCATCGACAGGTGCGTCGACACCCGCTGGTACAGGTCCACCAGCTCGTCGACCTCGGCGCCGGTCAGCCGTCGGCGCCGCTTGACGAGCTCGTCGAGCCGGTCCCACGCGGGGCGGTGGGCCTGCACGAACGCGTCCACATCCACGTCGGTCAGCCTAGTAGCGTGACCGTATGGTCTCCCAGCCCGAACCGGTGGTGACCGGTGACGCGGTGGTGCTCGACGTGCAAATCGCCCAACTGCCGATCCGGGCGCTGTCGGCGATGATCGACATCCTGGTCGTGTTCGTCGGGTATGTGCTGGGAGTGGTCCTGTGGGCGGCCACCCTGAGCGACTTCGACACGGCGCTGTCGGCTGCGGTGCTGATCGTCTTCACGGTGCTCACACTGGTCGGCTACCCGCTGGTGTTCGAGACCGCGACGCGGGGCCGGACGCTGGGGAAGATGGCGCTCGGCCTGCGCGTGGTGTCCGAGGACGGCGGTCCTGAAAGGTTCCGGCAGGCCCTGTTCCGGGCGCTTGCCGGCGTCATCGAACTGTGGACGCTCGCGGGCGGGCCGGCCGCGGTGTGCAGCCTGCTGTCACCGAAGGGCAAGCGCATCGGCGACGTCTTCGCCGGCACGGTGGTGATCAGCGAGCGGGCACCGCGGATGAGTCCACCGCCGGTGATGCCGCCTGCGCTCGCGTGGTGGGCCTCGTCGCTGGAGCTTTCCGGCCTCGGCGGGGCACAGGCCGAGCGCGCGCGCCAATTTCTCTCGCGCGCACACCAACTGGAGCCCCGGCTGCGTGACGACATGGCTTACCGCATCGCCGGCGAAGTGGTCTCGCGGACCTCTCCGCCACCGCCACCGGGAACGCCTCCGCAGTATGTGCTGGCCGCCGTGCTGGCCGAACGGCACCGGCGAGAGTTGGCGCGTCTGGCGCCCACACCCCCGGCGTACCCATCGGCGCCCGCACCGTCGTACGGGGCCGCCACACCACCGCCGAACCCGGGGTTCACCCCGCCGGGCTGAGCCCGGTGGCCGTCACCGGGCGGCAAAGCGCGACAACGTTCTGTTCACTTTCGGGGTGTATAACAGCGAGTTATTCAGGGGTGAACGGCCGGTGAATGATTGGAGGAGTGCCATGGATGTCGTCGACGGTGCGGTCCGAGTGATCTCGCGGACTGCTGATGTGACCACAGCGGCTGCCGGCGCGGTCAGCGGCGCGGCAATCAACGGTGTCATCGGTGGCGTTCAGGGCGCCGCCACGGGGCTGCGAGATGGTCTGGAGAAGGGCAGCCACTCTTCGGCGGCCGCCGCACTCACGTTGGGTGCGGTGGGGGCGGTAGGCCTGGTGGAATGGCCGTTGCTGCTCACTGTCGGCGGTGGTGCGCTCGTGCTGCACCGTCTCAGTCAGCGATCGGACGGAAACGGAGATCGCGAATCGGCACCTGCACCTCTGCGTTCCGCGCCAACCGGCTCCGCGCCAACCGGCTCCGCGTCAGCCCAATCCGCTGCCCAGCCGCGCAAGACGACACGGTCGCGGCACACCACCAGCAGGTGAGGTCCTTCTTGGGGCGGATCACCGACACTGCTGCGACCGCTGTCACCGTGCC contains:
- a CDS encoding stage II sporulation protein M; this encodes MDVDAFVQAHRPAWDRLDELVKRRRRLTGAEVDELVDLYQRVSTHLSMVRSASTDSVLVGRLSGLVARARAAVTGAHAPLWREFLRFWTVSFPVVAYRSWRWWLGSAAAFFLVAALIGLWVAGNPEVQSAVGTPSDIDQLVNNDFASYYSENPAGSFALRVWVNNAWVAAQCIGFAILLGLPIPYVLFQNAANLGLTGGLMFDAGKGDIFLGLLTPHGLLELTAVFLAAAAGMRLGWMVIAPGHRPRGQVLAEQGRAVVAVAAGLVVVLLLSGLIEALVTPSPLPTFARIAIGVVAEVAFLAYVVHFGRKAVRAGESGDIEDAPDVVPTG
- a CDS encoding RDD family protein; translated protein: MVSQPEPVVTGDAVVLDVQIAQLPIRALSAMIDILVVFVGYVLGVVLWAATLSDFDTALSAAVLIVFTVLTLVGYPLVFETATRGRTLGKMALGLRVVSEDGGPERFRQALFRALAGVIELWTLAGGPAAVCSLLSPKGKRIGDVFAGTVVISERAPRMSPPPVMPPALAWWASSLELSGLGGAQAERARQFLSRAHQLEPRLRDDMAYRIAGEVVSRTSPPPPPGTPPQYVLAAVLAERHRRELARLAPTPPAYPSAPAPSYGAATPPPNPGFTPPG